The region gagtgcagttgtacaatcatagctcactgcagcctttaaatcctggactcaagtgatcctcccactgaagcctcagagtagctgggactacaggcatgcaccagcaccctggctaattttttaattttttttttgagacaaggtctggatctgtcacccaggctcctcggctcaagcaattctcccacttcggccacccgagtagctgggactacaggcgcacaccatcacacctggctaatttttgtattttttgtagacagggtttcgccctcttgtccaggctggtctcgaactcctgagctcaagcaatctgctcaccttggcctcccaaagtgcttggattacaggtatgacccactgccccagtctattttttttattttttgtagagacagggtctctctatgttgcccaggctggtcttgaaatcctgaactCAAGCCATACTGTcgcctcggccttctaaagtgctgggattacgggcatgagccactgtgtctagatttggtttggttttaggaTCCCTCTAACTTGCTGTGTGATGAGTGAATTCCTTTCGGAAGCCCCCAGTTTTCTCCTGTCCCCCTTTCTGGGCTGCTGCTGTCGAGATGTTCAGGGCAGACTCAAGTCGCCAAGATGGTCCTTTGATAAATCTCATGGTGTGGAGTAGAGCCAGGTCATGGGGAGACACTGGGGGAGCAGGGCAGCCTCTCTCCCCTTCCAGACTCTGCACTTAGGCTGGCTCCCCTGTGTCCCTGTCTCCAGTCTCTCCTGGcttcagctgtgtgactttgagtaagtcacttaacctctctgagcctcagcatcCTCAGGTGTAAAATACACTGGGTCCTGCTTCCTCTCTgggcttccttctcttccctccccttctctgggcTCCCCTGACCCCCAGCTTCATCCTCACCTGTGTGTCCACCCACTTGGCACCCTGGCTGGTGTGCTCCACATGGCCGTAGAAGTGCACAGGTAGCATGAACTCGGGCCGGGCCTTCTCCCAGGGGTTGCCGTAGCGAAGCCAGTCATCAGCCTCCTCCATCTGCACCCAAGGCAGGTCAGGGAGAAAGGCCAGCAGTATCAGTGCAGGCACTCACAGTGCACGGTGGGGCAGGGCGGGGGCCGTGGGCCAGTGTACCCTACACCAAGTATAAGTTAGGAGCTCTGAGGTGGGCCCCTGGTCTGCTGGGCTATCGAGTGGGACATGGACCACCTGTTTCAGGGGCACCAGCTGGCTTTGGGtcggggggtggggagcaaggaTGCTTTCCACAGAGCTTGGGGGTCTGTTTCGGACCTTTCCAGAGATGATAAACAAGTGAGGGTCTTCCCCATCCTGACTAGACCCCACAAGGTTAGAGCCAAGGCTGCTCACCTGCCAGCCCCCGGAGATCTTCTGGTTAAAAATCCCAAACTCGTAGCGAATCCCGTAGCCGTAGGCGGCCAGGCCCAGTGTTGCCATGGAGTCGAGAAAGCAGGCTGGGGGTGTGCAGGGAGGTGGCTGTCAGGGACCCAGCAAGGAGGACCCCATCGGCCCACTCCACCCTCACGGCCCTGTCTGCTTACCTGCCAGCCGGCCCAGGCCCCCGTTGCCCAGCCCCGCATCCTCCTCAATTTCCTCCAGCTCCTCCATGTCCAGGCCCAGCTGGAGGGGTGAGGGTGACAGTGGTCAGGGTCAAGTGTCAGCAGTGGAATCCCCCAGTCCCCACGGCTtgccccaccccccacacacctGGTAGGTGGCCTCGTCACAGGCATTCTCTAAGGCCAGGTTCACCATGGTGTTCTGTAGTGTCCGTCCCATATAGAACTCTAAAGACAGGTAGTAGATCCTCTGCCCAGAGAGACGGATGGGCAGGGAATGGGGTCAGGGCCACACACCAACACTCAGCCAGGCCCAGCCACGCCTGGACCTCTGGCCCGCCTGCCCTGCTCAGCAGTCCCATCCCTGTCCCCAATTTGTTTCTCCCTGTCTCAGGCTTTGGGGCCCAACAGGTAAGGTTCTGGTCTCAGCTTTCCTCTGACTTTGGACAAATCACTCTCTttggcctcagtctcctcatctgggAAATAGCGCTGGCCATACCCACTTCAGGGACTGAGGTACTCGGGAGAGTGGGCACCCCTTCCCCCTGCACACACACCCCCGCACAGCCCAGCAGGATGCCAGGACATGCGGAAGCTCCTCCAAGAGCTCCCCAGGAGGGCAAGGCCAAGGcccagagaaaaaaatcatttgctcaaggtcacacaatggCTAGAGACTGGGCTAGAGACTGTCACCTCCCATCCTTGCACTGTCCAGTTCCCCTTGGCCCTCAAGCCTCAATCCCAAGGAGACCCAGAGGCACCAGAAACTAGGATGCTGCCAGTGCCTGGTCTCCCGGTTTCCTGGGTCCCCTCCCGGGCCCTGTCTGCccgcccctcccccactccccaccgaGGCGTGTCAGGTTGCTGACATTTACCAGTGACCCCACCGGACACTTGATCTCTGCCGCCCCAGCTGCCCCAGCCCCGCCTGCTGCACAGGCACACCGCGCATACATGCAGCAACTGACGTGTCCTTCCACCTGGACCCAGCCAGGCCGCAGGCACCGTCCTGCCCACCAGCACCCCCTCCAACCTTCTCCAAGTGGGCACTGACCCTTTGCAGCCAGCCCACCTGCTCTGAGCTCcctgacccccactcctgccccaggTTTCTCCCTCAGATTGTCCCAGCACCCCTTGTGCCTGGCACCCCTGGATTCTCCAACCCCAAGAACCTAGAGTGACGAGGGGCAGCCACTTAAGTCAAGATCGCTAAATCCCTGGCAGCGCCTTCAGCCCATACCCCCACCCCAGGCTCCCCAGCAGCACCTTGGGGTCCTTCTCATAGTAGTGCTGCTGCGTGCGGATCCAGCGCCCCACGAGGTGGTCGCGCACGGTATGGGCCAGAGCAAAGTAGTAGTCTCGTGGGGTGGCCACATTGCGGTCCTTTACGAGTGTGAAATGCAGGTGCCGGTTGAAGTTCTTTTTCAGCTCAGTCACGTTCTCCACGCCGGCCAGGCCACGCACactgatttgctttcttttctcttggtctGACAGGGGCCGGGACATGGCTGCAGGAGGGCGGGCCGGACTGGACTGACAGTGGAGGGGATGGCGGCCTCAGCACTACCTCCAGCCAAGGAGTGGAGCTCCCCAGCCTCAAGGGGATTTAAAGCCTGGCTCTGGGCAGCACGCCCCGCCTCCCCTGCAATGGGAGGGTCTTGGCCTGGCAGCTCAGGGAGCTATTTTGAGGgcaaggggaggagaggagaggggagggagaggtgagCTCCACTTGGGCCGCCAAGACTGGCCTGGCTTGTTCACAGGCCTGTGCTGACCCACTTCCTCCAGGCCTTGCACATGGTCTTCTGTCCCTTGTCCCTGCCTTTTGGAGGGTTGGATACAAGAAGGAGCAGGCAGAGTGCTGGATTGGGGAGCTGTCTGTCGGTGGCTGAACCAGGATGGGAGGCCATGTGTTGTGGCAAAAGGAACCAGGACCCCCTGCAGGCTGTGGTGCAGGAGCCAAGTCAGTGTCCCCTGACGGAAGAGGTGCAACTAGCAGAGGCCACTGGATGTCTTTGAGAAAGGGGCCCATGACCCTGCATTGCAGGGGTGGTGTGAGGGAGGTTGTGTTGAGGCAGGGCCACAGCCCTCACTACACCCCCACCGAAGCTGAGCAGCTCTAGGCTCCCCCTGTTGCTGTCCCTCAAGGAGCCCTGAAGTGACCTTTTGGAGAGGGATGCTCAGGTTACTGGCCAGCATTGGCGGGAGGCCGCTAGCCTGCAGCACGGGGCCCTGGGAACTGTAGTCCTATAGGCCCTTGGCggtgggagaaactgaggcattcCCCACTCCATCATCATACTGGTTTAATGACAGTAAGTTCTCCCTGTGATTCCACTGCTTAGGAAGTGATTAGAGGCCTTCTCtcacttcttcctgccacctgGGGCCACACTCTGAGCAGGGATTTTGTAAACCAGCTCTGTGACCTGGCCTATAAAATGGGTGCCTAATCTGTACCTCGGGGACCTCATCCCATTTGTGTGCATAGCCCCACAGCTTTGAGCCCTTCCCTGGAGGCTTTGGCTATCCTCCCATTCACTGCTGTGTTCTGGCCCCAGCactgacttgctgtgtgacctcaagctGGTTGCTTTACCTTTCTGAGCTTTGGATTCCTTCATCAAATTTAGACTCtccaatgagaaaataaaaaatccctGCCTCTCAGCTGCTGCCTCCTCATCTTGTGAGGGCAGGCTTTGGATCCTGCTGTTCTTTAAGAGAAAGGAACCAGGACCTTGTGCTAGTTCAAAGGCTGTTTGGGCCTCCCGGGTGGTGGGCCGGTGGAGGGGAAGAGCTGGGTGTTCTGTTCTGAAGGCCAAGGAAGCAGGTCAAAAGCCTGGACAGCTGCAGGATACTATTGAGAGCCTGGTTCGGAGAAGGCCAAGCTGTTtctgagaactttttttttttttttttttttttttgagatagagtttcgttcttgtcgcccaggctagagtgcaatggcatgatctcagctcactgcaacctccgcctcctgggctcaagcaattctgcctcagcctcctgagtagctgggattacaggcacccaccaccatgcccagctaagttttgtatttttagtagagacgcggtttcaccatgttggaccaggctggtctggaactcctgacctgaggtgatccgcccaccttggcctcccaaagtgctaggattacaggcgtgagccacagcacccggcctccGATCACTTTCTGAGCCATGGCAGACCCAGCCCTGGAATCACCGGCTTAGTATGTGGGCCAAACTACAAGTCCTACCtctgtaggttgcagtgagccgagatcacgccactgcacaccaacctgggcgacacagcaagactctgtctcaaaaacaaacaaaaaaacaatgctGGCAGCTGTCTGGTCTCTTCCCCTTTCACAGCTTGCACCCCAGCCTCAGCTCCTGGGCCTCATCCCCATCCTCCACTAAGCACAGCTTGGACTCCAGCTTGGCCTGGCATCCAAGGTTTTTCACAGCCTGCACTTGTCCCTTGGAGGGTTGCTGTGAGTAGAGCTGAGACTTCTTGGCAGTCCACTGCCAGGCAGGCAGTAGCTTGTTAACCATGCCGTCACCTCACAGCCCAATTGTGGCAGCCTGCTTTGGCCACACACACCTTCTTTGCATTGACCCCTATTTCCTGCAAGACTTTACGTTCCTGCCACTGAGGACCCGATCCCCGTAGACCATCCACATCTTACAGGCAGGGCAGGCCAAGTTCATTCCATCCTTTCCCAGCTACTCTCCCCTCTTGCACCCAGGGCGCTTGCTCTCAGGAACATTTTTACTGGGAAATTTTTAACTTTCTCCAACTACCTTTTCTGTGGCTTCTTTCCGTCTTTGTCATGCCATCACTCCCCACTGTTTCCAGGCTTTGTCCCGGGGTGACACTGCATGCCCCAGCCCAGCATGATCACACCTGGGCAGCACGATCTCATCTGTTCCCCTGCTTCCTGCGCCCCTCCTTGGTGGTGTGTGTGCAGGTTTAGTGAACCCTGAAGCACTTTTACAACCTGAACTCACTCAAGGTTGTTTATGTCTAAGTTTCTAACTAGAAACCCAGCCTCCTTCCTTGGACCAATCCTGGGTTTCTCCAGAGCCCTTGGCTGAACCTCAGTAACAGAGCCCTGAGGCTGACCTTTCCCCACTGGCATTCCTCTTGCCAGGCCTTGAGGGACGGGGACAGTGCTGCTACAGCAGCAGAAATCAACGCGAGGAGAGGGGGTGGGGCAAGCACAGCCCTGTCACAATGTGATGGAGTAAATGGCTTGCTTTCCCACCCCAGGTGTCTTAAGACAGGTGGGCAGGCCTTTCTCTCTCCGATTCTGCCACAGAGGCAAGTGCTTGCCACGGTTCAGAGGGCCAAGCCTTCCTGCTGTCTCTTCCATTTCAGGGCCTCTAGCACCTTGGAGACTGATGCCTTAGTCAGCCACTTCCTCTCCAAAACCTTAACAAAAGCTGACGGCAGGGAGCAGAAAGGGAGGGAGCACAGGAATGGAGCTGGCCTCGGGGGAGAGAAGCGGAGGAGACAGCTAAGCTGTGGTTAAgtcatttattgattttatttctaaaacccACATAGCGCCACTTTGCCGCTTCCAGAGCTTCAAAGAGCTAATTAACCACCCAATGAGCCCACCAGGGAAACCAAGCTTGTGGGAGAAGCAATGAGGTGAAGCCAAGGTCAAAGAGGGTAGccaggccccaggccctgcccccatTCTGTCACTTAAGGACAAAGGCAAAAAAGATGTCCTCCTTTTGGTGAGCCGAAGTTTAGGGCTTGGCTGGGGAAATGCACTGAGCCTGCCTTGCTTCTGAGGGCTCCTCAAGCCTGGCAGACTCATAGCAAAGCGCAGGCCTCCTGGACGGGGACCAGACACCCCAGTAAACAGCAGTAGCCAGCCCTAGCTCACAGCTGGAAAGCAGCCCAGGCCAGTTGCTGGCCCCAGCAGCCAGGCGCTGGGGTAGCCTACTGTCCCTCAGCCGCCCTGAAGGAAGGAGAGGCAGGTGGAACCAGGGCAGCTCTAAGGCACCTCTGCCCAGGAGAGGACCTCACTACCTGGTGGAGACTCCACATGGATCTTTCTGGAACCCTAACAGTAACCACCCACTCGCCGCCCAAGACATGGAAAAAAAGCAGAAGACCCTTCAAAAAGTGCTTGCAAAGCACAGGATGGGGCACTTTATCCTGTCCCCCCGACCCCCGCCAAAGCCTACAGCGCTGGCAGGCTGCAAGTCACcagcagagaaggaaaaaagccaCTTGGCGGTTTTAATTTTAGCTGCTCTGTGCCTGACAGGCAGGATTAGTTGGCCTGACCTTTAGTGTTGATgcctccccaggcccagggccttaGGTGGCAGCTTCCACGCACAAATCACCACTGGAGCTCATCAAACGTGGAGGTCTGAGCCCCAGGAAAAAGCCTTCAAAGGACAGAGACTAGAAAGATGAGCAGTGAACAAGGAGGGGCAAAATTGGTTCTCAGCGATGTTAACTAGTCACCAAAGGGGAGACTGTGGAGCCACCCACACACTGAGCTCCCACCACCAAAGCCACACACAAGAGGCAGGTGGTGGGCTTCCCTAATTAACCACCCACAGTCTCACCCCCCGGATCAGGTGCTGAACGAAAATTAAGGCACCTTTGGTGCtggtgctgctgctgttgctgctgctgctggcagaGGAAGtttatgtgaaaagaaaaactggGCGGGGcaggcattaaaaagaaaataaagaagcagaCCCAGAAAACCACACTGCTCTTTTATTCAATGGAACATCCCCGCTTTAGCGCAGTGTTGAATCTAACACTGAAAAAAGCCCAGAGAAATTTCTGCAGATAAACCAGTGAAGAGAACGCGCAGTATATTGTCAACAGAATCACTCCATGGAGAGGGAAGcgggaggaaaaaggaaggagaatgaacaAGGGTTGCTCAAACCCCTACACACTGCAAAACATTCAGACATTTgggattaaaataaaacataaaaggaaGCCTTCCAGGAAGGAGAGGACCAAATGGAATCTGAGGCAGCTCAGGTGATCAAGGAGCACAGGAAGAACTCCAGGCTGGCAGGCGAGCCCGAGGGAGCTCAGGCTGCCCACCCACTGCTGGCAGGACCGCCAGGACGGATGGGAATCCCGGAACCTGGAGATGAACCTACCCTCGGCAACTTTACAAGACTCCCTTGACAAGGGTGGCAGAGATTAAAAAACCCCACGCTTTGAACAAACATCTTTGGGGGTGGCTATGGCACCTTGAAAAACCCACAACCAGCTTGACATGAATGGCCAAAGCCCTTGCCCAAAACCATTTGCTCCCCTCTCCTTGGTAAGGGAAGGAGAActggagagaagggaaaggaatctaATTGCAGCAGAAGACCGGGGAGAGCATCTCCTTGGACGGAGTctgaagaaaggaagagatgaagaagtaacaaaggaaaaagaaaaaaattaataaaaatttcacGATATGGAGCCAGCGTGTTCCGATTCCGTCCACAAAAATAACTCAGGCTGCTTTGCCGAACCATCCTGTCCACCAGGGGCGTTGCTGAGGCTGTCTGCCTGGAAGGGTCACCAATGGGCGCGGAAAGTCCTCACTCTCATGGCTCGGGCCATCGCCGCCGCGGGGAGGGATCCTGGCGGCCCGGTTTGGGGAGAGGCAAAGGGAGTTGggtgaggagagaaagaagacaaagaagacaCTCGATGCTACGGGGCGCCAGGAGAGCCCAAGCTGGCGCCCCTACTACCACCTGCCCGTTCCCAAGCGAATCCTCAGTCGCTTGGCCCAGCCcagtgcgtgcacacacacacatgcgtgcacacacaatCACATGCGTGCGTCCCAATGTCTGGCTCCATATGGTGAGGTTCGGCGTGTTTAAACGAGACcaattctctctatatataatatatattttcttaaaaaaccaGTCTAGTTCTGTGGTGGAGGCGGTGGGGGAGCTGGAGGCATCCCGAAGGGCGGCATGCCCGCCACCCCCATGCCCATCATGGTGACAAAGTTAGAAGGGTccatgggaggcggaggaggaggggGCGGGGCATACATCATGCCGGCGGAACCAGGCGGTGGAGGCGGCGGAGGGGGAGGGGCCCCAGGCGGCAGAGGCGGCTGGACCCCGGGGGGCAGGGGCACCATAGTGGGGTTGCCTTGCATCTGAGGGGCTCCTGGAGAAGCTGCGGCAGCCGCCTGCTGCTGTTGCCATGGCGGGATGGACCCTGTGCCAGCGCTCGTGGTGGTAGTCGTCGTATCTGGGGTGGTAAAGAAGCCCAAGGTCACACGCGCGGGGGCACACCGCGGCTGTCTGCGGCTGCTGCCTTGGGATGGGGGCGAGGGGCGCCTGCTCCTTGCTTGGCATGCGGTACGGTGGTGGGGGGCGGGCGGGCGGGGCTGGTGATGGGGAGTGGAGGGGTGGGCAGGACTACCCTGGGGTCAGCCTCGAGGTCTCTGGGCTTAACAGAGTAAGCCCTTTGTCACCAATGCCCCTGGAAGGGCTGAGGGGAAGGTACCAGACACAAGAACAGCTCTGATGTCCCTCCGCCCAGCCGCCGCCACCACCGAACGGCACATTCAACCTCAAGGCCACAGCTGCTGTCTCCCCACTGCCCAGTCCCACCTCTGCAGTCTCTCACCCCAATCGCAGCCCTTGCCAGAGCAAGCATGCACCATCCCACTCGACCCATATGCACCAGGCTCAGTCCAGCCAGCCGCTCACTCAGCCTGCGAGGGTCTGGACTTCTGGCCCCCTACCTACAATAGCAGGCTCCCCTCCAGGCCCCCACGAACCTCTCCCCAGACACAACCACACCAAACATCAGCTCTCCTCTTCAAGATGCCCCTCCACCCCCTGGACCAGGAGGCCCTTTCTGTTTACAACCCCAGCAGAGCCCAGGGGCTCATCCCAAGACACCTGCCTGCTTGTGTGAGGCTCTATGGTTCCTGtcagccccacccccatcccacccacccccacaAGCCCAAAATATTCTACTCACTTTGCTGCCATGGCAAGGGGGTACTGGAAGCCATActgctgctgggcggagggggtggcggaggctgctgctgctgttgttgccaTGGGGGAAGAGGACcagagggagggggtgggggctgcccactgggaggcggcggcggcggcggcatcATGCCCATAGGTGGTGGCGGCATCATACCTGTGGACAGGTGGAGGCAAAGATGAGGCCTCAGGGAAAGGGGGGATACTTGGGCCAGAACCCCCACTCGCCCAAGCCTAGGTGAAGACCCACAGCCAGCAGACAGCCATTACCTTTTCCTTGATGCAGGCGATAGACCCCAGAGCCCACAGGCGTACTTCCCAGGTACTGATCTTGATGGAAGGAAAGAGCAGGGACTTAGCAGGACATTGGAACTGGCCAGGGAAGCCACCCCTGTGATAACCTCAGTTGCTACCCGATTTACACGAGTTCTGAAAACCATGCCTGTAAAAGGCAGGTCTGTGCTTACCCAACACAGAATCACTCCCTGAACcagaatggagtcttgctccttcCAGAGCCATAACCCTGGCAAGCCAGGCAGACCCAGCACATTGCCCAGCCACTTGAGAGCTGCTTCTAGCCAACAGCGACCTGACATAACCCCTTGCTTATCCCAAAGCCCCAAGGTTTCTGGTCTGACACTTACTTACCCATTGGAGGAGGGCCATGGTGCCCAGGAGGATGGGGGCCCTGGTTCatcggtggtggtggtggctgcatCCAAGGGGGTGGGGGTCCATTGGGGTTGTGCTGCATGGGATGTCCACCATGCCCACCTGTCAGGCTGGGTAATGGGTGTGGGAAGCTGTGGGGGCCACCTCCGGGCCCACCAGGACCACCTCCGTGCATGCCGTGGTAGGGCCGACTCTCTGAAGGGCCAGAATTCATCCAGGGTGGGCGGCTCTGGGTGGTAGACATGAGAGACTACGTGAGAGCATTTCCTGCCAACGTCCCTGCCTGCGCCCCCTAGTGGCAACATTGTTCTTCGGGTTATGATACAGGACCAGAACACAAGAACAAGGTCTTCCCAAAGTGAGAAGTCCCCAAACTGGCCTGAGATCCTGGAAGAACAATGTTGCCATCCACATCCATTGTATGCTCTACCCAAACCACGTGGTCATAGCTCCCAGTCTCTGCAGTAGAGAATGGGGAAGCCAGACCAAGAGAGCCAGCCCCCAGGCTCACCGGTGGAGGTGGGTTGTTGGCGGGAGCAGCAGGACGAGGTGCGCTGGCcaggggtgtggtggcaggcccagAGGTGGAGCCCACAGATGCTGGGACAGGTGCTTCACCCAGTTCAGCCATGAGGGACAAATATTCTTTATCCATCCGTGCTTTATCCTGAGCTGACTGAGGATCACCAGGCCTGAAGTGGGGTGGGGTACACAaacagagaaaggggaaaaacTTGTTAAGGAAGCTTTTATCCTGAGGAACCAACATACGGAAAGTTTTGAAGAATTCAATCACCAGATTATCACACATCTTTCTAACCCCTTACTGGGCACGGCTCTCAACAGTTTCATCAGATCTTCAGTTTCATGCCCAGTTCTGCATCTGGGATCACCAGAGTAGAGGGGCCCTGGGCGAAGAGCACAGGAGACCCTGAGCACCGATGAAGAACAGGTTCTCTCAAGTCAATTTCATC is a window of Gorilla gorilla gorilla isolate KB3781 chromosome 9, NHGRI_mGorGor1-v2.1_pri, whole genome shotgun sequence DNA encoding:
- the SF1 gene encoding splicing factor 1 isoform X15, producing the protein MATGANATPLDFPSKKRKRSRWNQDTMEQKTVIPGMPTVIPPGLTREQERAYIVQLQIEDLTRKLRTGDLGIPPNPEDRSPSPEPIYNSEGKRLNTREFRTRKKLEEERHNLITEMVALNPDFKPPADYKPPATRVSDKVMIPQDEYPEINFVGLLIGPRGNTLKNIEKECNAKIMIRGKGSVKEGKVGRKDGQMLPGEDEPLHALVTANTMENVKKAVEQIRNILKQGIETPEDQNDLRKMQLRELARLNGTLREDDNRILRPWQSSETRSITNTTVCTKCGGAGHIASDCKFQRPGDPQSAQDKARMDKEYLSLMAELGEAPVPASVGSTSGPATTPLASAPRPAAPANNPPPPSLMSTTQSRPPWMNSGPSESRPYHGMHGGGPGGPGGGPHSFPHPLPSLTGGHGGHPMQHNPNGPPPPWMQPPPPPMNQGPHPPGHHGPPPMVPGKYACGLWGLSPASRKRYDAATTYGHDAAAAAASQWAAPTPSLWSSSPMATTAAAASATPSAQQQYGFQYPLAMAAKYDDYHHERWHRVHPAMATAAGGCRSFSRSPSDARQPHYGAPAPRGPAASAAWGPSPSAASTAWFRRHDVCPAPSSSASHGPF